In a genomic window of Hemiscyllium ocellatum isolate sHemOce1 chromosome 27 unlocalized genomic scaffold, sHemOce1.pat.X.cur. SUPER_27_unloc_27, whole genome shotgun sequence:
- the LOC132807913 gene encoding zinc finger protein 239-like: protein MEKPEESHPEEESWKCADCGKGFRAPSALEIHRRSHTGERPFICPKCGKAFSNSSALMRHRWVHTGERPFSCPDCGKDFSYSSDLKTHRRVHTGERPFSCTVCGKAFSTSSTLLTHWRVHTGERPFTCSECRKGFTQEGKLRMHQRVHTGEKPFSCPECGKAFNDSSSLQTHKWVHTQERPFPCTECGKLFSNSSTLLKHQRVHTGERPFSCPECGKGFTQMSVLLIHQRIHIGEKPFCCPECGKGFTQKGNLRTHQRVHTGERPFSCPECGNAFSDSSTLLKHQRVHTGKKPFPCPECGKAFSNSSDLLKHQRVHTGEKPFSCPECGKAFSDSSALVKHQRVHTGERSFSCPECGKGFTRAATLRRHQGVHVPSQGD from the coding sequence atggagaaacctgaggaatcccACCCCGAGGAGGAATCGTGGAAGTGTGCTGACtgcgggaaaggcttccgtgctccatctgccctggagattcatcggcgcagtcacaccggagagaggccattcatctgccccaagtgtgggaaggccttcagcaattcctctgccctTATGAGGCACCggtgggtccacacaggggagaggcccttcagctgccctgattGTGGGAAGGACTTCAGTTATTCTTCTGACCTGAAGACCCATcgacgggtccacacgggggagaggccgttctcctgcactgtgtgtgggaaggccttcagcacctcctccaccctcctgacccactggcgggtccacactggggagaggccattcacttgtTCCGAATgcaggaagggattcactcaggagGGCAAGTTGCGGatgcaccagcgggtccacactggggagaagcctttcagctgccccgagtgtgggaaggccttcaacgATTCCTCTTCCCTTCAGACCCACAAGTGGGTCCACACGcaggagaggccgttcccctgcacAGAGTGCGGCAAgctcttcagcaattcctccaccctgctgaagcaccagcgggtccacacaggggagaggcccttcagctgccccgagtgtgggaagggctttacccagatGTCCGTCCTGCTgatccaccagcggatccacatcGGTGAGAAGCCTttctgctgccctgagtgtgggaagggattcactcagaagGGCAACTTGCGcacgcaccagcgggtccacaccggggagaggcccttcagctgccccgagtgcggaaatgccttcagcgattcctccacccTACTGAAGCACCAACGGGTCCACACAGGGAAGAAGCCAttcccctgccccgagtgtgggaaggcctttagcaattcctccgacctgctgaagcaccagcgtgtccacacgggggagaagcccttcagctgtcccgaatgtgggaaggccttcagcgattcctccgccctggtgaagcaccagcgggtccacacgggggagaggtccttcagctgccccgagtgtgggaagggctttacccgggCAGCCACCCTGCGGAGGCACCAAGGAGTTCATGTGCCAtcacagggggattga